DNA sequence from the Cupriavidus oxalaticus genome:
CTCGTCCATCGGCTCGCTGGCCTTGGCCAGGCTGCGGACACCGGCGGCCAGCTTCATGCGCACCGGCTTGTCGCCCCAGATCTCTTCCAGGTTGTAGTACAGGCGCAGTTGCGGCTGCAGGATGTGGACCACGGCGTCGCCGCAGTCGACCAGCACCCATTCGCCCGTCTCCAGGCCCTCGACCGCCACGATATGGCCGCCGGCTTCCTTCACCGTATCCCGCACCGACGCTGCCAGCGCCTTGGTCTGGCGGTTGGACGTCCCGCTGGCAATCACCACCCGGTCGAACAGTTCGGTCAGGTGGCTGGTGTCGTACACCTTGATGTCCTGCGCTTTGACATCCTCGAGGCCGTCGACGATGGCGCGTTGCAGTTTACGAATATCCATGGTGTCTTCTTGTTCAGCTGAGATCGGTTGGGTGGTGGGCGCCGGTTGCGGGCAACCGGGTCAGGCCCTGGCCGGGGCGTCGCGGTACAGCCCGTGGCTGGCGATGTAGTGTGCCACGCCCGGCGGCAGTTGGTCATCTGCGGGTTGGCCGGCCGCCAGGCGCTGGCGCAGGTGGGTGGAAGACAGGTCGACGGCAAGCGTCTGGTCGATCCACATCCGGCCGGAGGGCGTGCATTGTATCAGGGTCGTGTCGGCCTGGCGCTGCGACAGCGCTTCCAGCACCGGGCCTTCCAGCGCGGCCAGTTCAAAGCGCGGGCGGGTGGCGGTGCACAGGTGGACGTGCGCGAACAGTTCCTGCCAGCCGTGCCAGGTGTGCAGGCGCAGCAACTGGTCGGCGCCCATCAGCCAGCACAGCGAGGCCTGCGGGCCGTATTCGTCGCGCAGCTGGCGTACGGTGTCGATGGTGTAGCTGGGACCGGCGCGGTCGACTTCCATGCGGCTGACGCGCACCCTGGCGCCAGTGTCGCCCAGCGCGGCGGCGGCCAGTTCGGTCATGGCCAGGCGGTCCGCGGCAGGCGTCACGTCGGCGCCCTTCTGCCACGACTGGCCGGTGGGGATCCACACCAGCTCGTCCAGCTCCAGATGATCGATGCACAGCCGGGCCAGCGCCAGGTGGCCGATATGGGGCGGGTCAAAGGTGCCGCCGAGGATACCCAGGCGGTAAGGCCGGGCGGGGAGGTCGCCCGCGTCGGCGGCGGGCGTGCGGTCTTGCGCGGGATTGGCCATAGGTCTGCCGTCAGGCCCAGTCGCGTGCCGGCAGGAAGTCGGTGTACAGCGCCGCTTCAGGGCTGCCCGCTTCCGGTTGCCAGTCATAGCGCCAGGTCACCAGCGGCGGCATCGACATCAGAATGGATTCGGCGCGTCCGCCCGACTGCAGGCCGAACAGCGTGCCGCGGTCGAACACCAGGTTGAATTCGACATAACGCCCGCGCCGGTAGGCCTGGAAGCCGCGCTCGCGTTCGCCGTAAGGCGTGTCCTTGCGGGCCTGCAGGATGGGCAGGTAGGCGTCCAGGAAGGCGTCGCCGACCGATTGCATCATGGCGAAGCTGCGCTCGAAGCCCAGCGCCGAGAAGTCGTCGAAGAAGATCCCGCCCACACCGCGCGCCTCGTTGCGGTGCTTCAGGAAGAAATACTCGTCGCACCACTGCTTGAAGCGCGGATACAGCTCGTCGCCATAGGGCGCCAGCGCCTGCTTGCAGGTGCGATGGAAATGGCTGCAGTCGCCGGCATTGCCGTAGTACGGCGTCAGGTCCATGCCGCCGCCGAACCACCAGACCGGCTCGGCGTCGGGCTTGACCGCCACGAAGCAGCGCACGTTCATATGGACCGTGGGCACGTAGGGGTTGCGCGGGTGGAACACCAGCGATACGCCCATTGCCTCGAAGCTGCGCCCGGCCAGCTCGGGCCGGTTGGCGCTGGCCGAGGGCGGCAGGGTGTCGCCGCTGACGTGCGAGAAGCCCACGCCAGCGCGCTCCATCACCGCGCCGCCTTCCAGAATGCGGGTCCGGCCGCTGCCGCGCAGGCGCTCGGTGGGCGGCTTCTCCCAGGCGTCGGTCAGGAACGGCTGGCCGTCGATGGCGCCGATGGCATCGGTGATGCGGTCTTGCAGACCGAGCAAATAGGCACGGACTGCCTGGGAATCGATCATGGTGGGCGGAAAACGAATGGACCGGATGGACCGGGCTGATGGCATTCCGGCAGCCCTGGGGCTGCCGGCTGCGTCACAGCGTTGTCACGATTGTACCGGCTGGGGCGGCCAGGTGGTCGCCAGGACCCGCTGAGGCCCCGCCGGCGGTCAGCCGGCGGTCAATCAGCGCTTGATGGCGCGGTAACCGATATCGGTCCGGTACTGCATGCCGTCGAACCGGATCTGCTCGACCGCGGCATAGGCGGCGCGCTGCGCGGCCTTGACGGTGTCGGCCAGCCCGACCACGCACAGCACGCGCCCGCCCGAGGTCAGCAGGGTGCCGTCCTTGAGCGTGGTGCCGGCGTGGAACGTCACGCTGTCGTCGGTCTCGGCCGGGATGCCGGTGATGGCATCGCCCTTGCGCGGGCTGTCCGGGTAGTTGTGGGCGGCCATCACCACGCCCAGCGCGGTGCGGCGGTCCCAGTCCAGCTCGATCGCGTCGAGCTTGCCGTCGACGGCGTGCTCCATCACGTCGACCAGGTCGGTCTTCAGGCGCGCCAGGATCGGCTGGGTTTCCGGGTCGCCCATGCGGCAGTTGAATTCCAGCGTCTTGAGGTTGCCGTCCTTGTCGATCATCAGGCCGGCGTACAGGAAGCCGGTGTACGGGATGCCGTCCTTCTCCATGCCGCGCACGGTCGGCAGGATGATCTCGCGCAGCGCGCGCGCATGCAGCGCGGGCGTGACCACCGGGGCGGGGGAGTAGGCGCCCATGCCGCCGGTGTTGGGGCCGGCGTCGCCATCCAGCAGGCGCTTGTGGTCCTGGCTGGTGGCCAGCGCCAGCACGTTCTTGCCGTCGACCAGCACGATGAAGCTGGCTTCCTCGCCTTCCAGGAATTCCTCGATCACCACGCGCGCGCCGGCATCGCCCAGCTTGTTGTCGGCCAGCATCATGTCGACCGCGGTGTGGGCCTCTTCCAGCGACATCGCCACCACCACGCCCTTGCCGGCGGCCAGGCCGTCGGCCTTGATCACGATCGGTGCGCCCTGCGCGTCGATATAGGCGTGCGCCTGCGCGGCATCGGAGAAGGTCTGGTAGGCGGCGGTCGGGATGCCGTGGCGCTGCATGAACGCCTTGGCGAAGTCCTTGGACGATTCCAGCTGCGCGGCCGCCTTGCTCGGCCCGAAGATGCGCAGGCCCTTGGCGCGGAAGATATCGACGATGCCGGCCGCCAGCGGCGCCTCCGGCCCGACCACGGTAAAGGCCACGCCTTCGCGCTCGGCAAAGGCGGCGATGACCTCCGGATCCGTCAGCGGAACGTTCTGCAGGCGCTTGTCGAGCGCGGTCCCGCCGTTGCCCGGCGCCACGTACACCACCTGTACCCTGGGGGATTGGGCCAATTTCCAGGCCAGCGCGTGTTCACGTCCACCCGAGCCGACAACCAATACTTTCATGATCCACTGCCAGAAAAGAAACAGATACTAAAAGGCGGCGGCCTGGTCTGAGTCCGGGCCGCCGCCAGCGGGGCTTGTTGCTTCAGCTTAGTCTTCGATCACCGCGTTGGTGAAGACTTCCTGCACGTCGTCCAGGTTCTCCAGGGCGTCGAGCAGCTTCTGCATCTTGGCCGCGTCGTCGCCGGTGAAGCTGACTTCGTTCTGCGGCTTCATCACCACGTCGGCGACTTCGGCCTTGAAGCCGGCGGCTTCCAGCGCGGCCTTGACCGCCGAAAAGTCATTGGGCGGGCAGGTCACTTCGATCGAGTCGTCATCGTTGGTGACGACGTCGTCGGCGCCGGCTTCCAGCGCAGCGTCCATCAGCTTGTCTTCCGGCGTGCCGGGGGCGAACAGGAACTGGCCGCAGTGGGTGAACATAAATGCCACCGAGCCTTCGGTGCCCATGTTGCCGCCGTGCTTGGAGAACGCGTGGCGCACTTCGGCCACGGTGCGGGTGCGGTTGTCGGTCAGGCAGTCGACGATGATGGCCGCGCCGGCCAGGCCGTAGCCTTCGTAGCGGATCTCTTCGTAGTTGGCGCCTTCCAGGCCGCCCACGCCGCGCTGGATCGCGCGCTGGATGTTGTCCTTGGGCATGTTCGCGTCCATGGCCTTGTCGATCGACAGGCGCAGGCGCGGGTTGGTGTCGGCATCGCCGCCGCCGAGCTTGGCGGCAACGGTGATTTCCTTGATCAGGCGGGTCCAGATCTTGCCGCGCTTGGCGTCAGCGGCGGCTTTCTTGTGTTTGATATTGGCCCATTTCGAGTGACCGGCCATGATGCTCTCCGAGGCGGAAAAGGTGTTGTGCGGTGATGGAATGCGGGATGCCAGGCGCGGGCGCCAGGTGACGGATATGCCTGGCGGCTGGCTATAATCAGCCGAGGATTTTATCACGCGGGCCTGCCCGCGCCGCTGCCGTGGCGAGTCCCGCGGCACTTGCTACCAGGAAGATCATGGCCGACCCCATCCTTATCGCCAAGAACGCCGAACACGAGCTGGTGCTGCTGCCGCAGATGGGCAACCGGCACGGCCTGATCACGGGCGCCACCGGAACCGGCAAGACCGTCACGCTCCAGACGCTGGCGCAAGGCTTTTCGCGCCTGGGCGTGCCGGTGTTCATGGCCGACGTCAAAGGTGACCTGACCGGCATTTCGCAGTCCGGCCAGCTGTCGGACAAGCTGAAGCAGCGCCTGGCCGACCTGGGCCTGCCGGAGCCCGCGTGGGGCGGATGCCCGACCACGCTGTGGGACGTGTTCGGCCAGAAGGGCCACCCGGTGCGCGCCACGGTCTCGCACATGGGCCCGCTGCTGCTGTCGCGCATGCTGGAACTCAACGACACCCAGCAGGGCGTGCTCAACCTGGTGTTCCGCATCGCCGATGCCAATGGCCTGCTGCTGCTCGACGCCAAGGACCTGCGCGCGATGCTGCAGCACGTGGGCGACAATGCCTCGCAGTTCACGACCGAGTACGGCAATATCTCCGCCGCCTCGGTCGGCGCGATCCAGCGGGGGCTGCTGGCGCTGGAGTCGCAGGGCGGCGATGTCTTCTTCGGCGAGCCGATGCTGAACCTGGAAGACTTCATCCAGACCGAGAAGGGGCAGGGCGTGGTCAATA
Encoded proteins:
- the rsfS gene encoding ribosome silencing factor, with amino-acid sequence MDIRKLQRAIVDGLEDVKAQDIKVYDTSHLTELFDRVVIASGTSNRQTKALAASVRDTVKEAGGHIVAVEGLETGEWVLVDCGDAVVHILQPQLRLYYNLEEIWGDKPVRMKLAAGVRSLAKASEPMDEDEDEVPAARGTRRASSLRPALARLPEGMKEPSPPMGHEDTDPDAIATVRKPARKTAAKTGTKTAATKTAGTRAAAPRKTAAGTTARKTAPRTATKTATKTAGKTAGKTATKTAAAKPAARKRTTRPA
- a CDS encoding nicotinate-nucleotide adenylyltransferase, coding for MANPAQDRTPAADAGDLPARPYRLGILGGTFDPPHIGHLALARLCIDHLELDELVWIPTGQSWQKGADVTPAADRLAMTELAAAALGDTGARVRVSRMEVDRAGPSYTIDTVRQLRDEYGPQASLCWLMGADQLLRLHTWHGWQELFAHVHLCTATRPRFELAALEGPVLEALSQRQADTTLIQCTPSGRMWIDQTLAVDLSSTHLRQRLAAGQPADDQLPPGVAHYIASHGLYRDAPARA
- the hemF gene encoding oxygen-dependent coproporphyrinogen oxidase, encoding MIDSQAVRAYLLGLQDRITDAIGAIDGQPFLTDAWEKPPTERLRGSGRTRILEGGAVMERAGVGFSHVSGDTLPPSASANRPELAGRSFEAMGVSLVFHPRNPYVPTVHMNVRCFVAVKPDAEPVWWFGGGMDLTPYYGNAGDCSHFHRTCKQALAPYGDELYPRFKQWCDEYFFLKHRNEARGVGGIFFDDFSALGFERSFAMMQSVGDAFLDAYLPILQARKDTPYGERERGFQAYRRGRYVEFNLVFDRGTLFGLQSGGRAESILMSMPPLVTWRYDWQPEAGSPEAALYTDFLPARDWA
- the purD gene encoding phosphoribosylamine--glycine ligase; the protein is MKVLVVGSGGREHALAWKLAQSPRVQVVYVAPGNGGTALDKRLQNVPLTDPEVIAAFAEREGVAFTVVGPEAPLAAGIVDIFRAKGLRIFGPSKAAAQLESSKDFAKAFMQRHGIPTAAYQTFSDAAQAHAYIDAQGAPIVIKADGLAAGKGVVVAMSLEEAHTAVDMMLADNKLGDAGARVVIEEFLEGEEASFIVLVDGKNVLALATSQDHKRLLDGDAGPNTGGMGAYSPAPVVTPALHARALREIILPTVRGMEKDGIPYTGFLYAGLMIDKDGNLKTLEFNCRMGDPETQPILARLKTDLVDVMEHAVDGKLDAIELDWDRRTALGVVMAAHNYPDSPRKGDAITGIPAETDDSVTFHAGTTLKDGTLLTSGGRVLCVVGLADTVKAAQRAAYAAVEQIRFDGMQYRTDIGYRAIKR
- a CDS encoding YebC/PmpR family DNA-binding transcriptional regulator — encoded protein: MAGHSKWANIKHKKAAADAKRGKIWTRLIKEITVAAKLGGGDADTNPRLRLSIDKAMDANMPKDNIQRAIQRGVGGLEGANYEEIRYEGYGLAGAAIIVDCLTDNRTRTVAEVRHAFSKHGGNMGTEGSVAFMFTHCGQFLFAPGTPEDKLMDAALEAGADDVVTNDDDSIEVTCPPNDFSAVKAALEAAGFKAEVADVVMKPQNEVSFTGDDAAKMQKLLDALENLDDVQEVFTNAVIED